A region of Micromonospora chokoriensis DNA encodes the following proteins:
- a CDS encoding ABC transporter permease, with the protein MAVVSAVMLATTGFCVLTGATTASRLQAVGVVQANYRSAYDILVRPAGSRGELETRQGLVRPNFLSGQFGGLSVDQWRTIQAVEGVDIAAPVAMVGYVSIDLGLPVDLTDKVDRRLRQQLLRLSPETIADRGLTRVPGTPAFVYVTRNRLIPVRDFANDRQVHVYADGTELSAEYVSQRCPAASQPPLEMLSDGHRELVCDWLRDDARSPVSHAVRAYQLMDDGTFRDATVLTRGRTLPVLDRLVVRQPARFSLLAAAVDPDQEARLSGLNHALTSGRYLDGAERPQSSGGEHPVPRVPMLATDRLVSDEQIAVAISVLPEPGRVRAGDDRPALARLAVDAGAALPPVRRALGTVWTDWLTSTTASGGTIDIHDMVTVASPSYDRDGDALRVRPADPPKRLRTAADTERFSPLAVDTALRAIGDDTRADQEVVVEGTVVGAVDPLVVTRGRELTGAPMETFVAPRVSGADQRSSSALGGQDMLPTSSITGYVAAPPQLLTNLVALPDLLRGADAGRAQAPLSAVRVRVAGIDRFDAVGRERVRVVAEEIAARTGLDVDIVLGSSATRETLVLPAGRYGRPPLTVHEMWTEKGVAAVLVRAVDRKSSVLLGMVLITCVLFVGNAVSAAVRDRRRELAILACQGWPARRLAALILGEAGLLGVLAGVAAGLLTIPVAAAVGIEVPWSRVAVALGVAIALTLVAAIVPAVRAAGAYPAAALQPALAPARTRAGTHRTILRMAVTGARRVPGRTALAAVSLAIAVAALTFAVAVDVTFKGRIIGTVLGDGVSLTVREIDRVTVVGLMVFSIAAVADVLYLGVRERATEFAVLQATGWSDGALVRMVCLEGLVIGVLGGVAGGGIALGATFLFAGGITPAMLLVAAGTAGFGVLLAATAGLLPAVLVRGMPARHLADE; encoded by the coding sequence GTGGCCGTTGTCAGCGCCGTCATGTTGGCCACCACCGGTTTTTGTGTGCTCACCGGGGCGACGACGGCCTCCCGGCTGCAGGCCGTCGGCGTCGTTCAGGCCAATTACCGCTCGGCGTACGACATCTTGGTCCGGCCGGCCGGGTCGCGGGGCGAATTGGAGACGCGACAGGGCCTGGTCCGGCCCAACTTCCTCTCCGGCCAGTTCGGTGGTCTCTCGGTCGACCAGTGGCGGACCATCCAGGCAGTCGAGGGCGTCGACATCGCGGCTCCCGTGGCCATGGTCGGCTATGTCAGCATCGATCTCGGCCTGCCGGTGGACCTCACCGACAAGGTCGACCGGCGGCTCAGACAGCAGTTGTTGCGGTTGTCGCCGGAGACGATCGCCGACCGGGGCCTGACTCGCGTTCCCGGCACCCCCGCCTTCGTCTACGTCACCCGTAACCGGTTGATCCCGGTGCGGGACTTCGCCAACGACCGGCAGGTGCACGTGTACGCCGACGGCACCGAACTGTCGGCGGAGTATGTTTCCCAACGCTGTCCCGCCGCCAGCCAACCCCCGCTGGAGATGCTCAGCGACGGTCACCGTGAGCTGGTCTGCGACTGGCTTCGGGACGACGCTCGCAGCCCGGTCAGCCATGCGGTCAGGGCGTACCAGTTGATGGACGACGGCACGTTCCGGGACGCGACGGTGCTGACCCGGGGGCGGACTCTTCCGGTACTGGATCGGCTCGTCGTCAGGCAGCCGGCCCGCTTCTCGTTGTTGGCTGCGGCGGTCGACCCGGATCAGGAGGCCCGGCTGTCTGGTTTGAACCACGCGCTGACCTCGGGGCGCTACCTGGACGGTGCTGAGCGGCCACAGTCCTCGGGGGGAGAGCACCCGGTGCCCCGTGTGCCGATGCTGGCGACCGACCGCCTGGTCAGCGACGAGCAGATCGCGGTCGCGATCAGCGTCCTGCCCGAACCGGGCAGGGTCAGGGCCGGCGACGACCGGCCCGCTTTGGCCCGGCTCGCGGTCGATGCCGGCGCGGCACTGCCGCCCGTGCGGCGAGCGCTGGGCACCGTCTGGACGGACTGGCTGACATCGACCACCGCGAGCGGTGGGACCATCGACATTCACGACATGGTGACGGTGGCGTCACCGTCGTACGACCGGGATGGCGACGCGCTCCGGGTGCGTCCCGCCGACCCACCGAAGCGCCTGCGCACCGCCGCCGACACCGAACGGTTCTCGCCACTGGCCGTGGACACCGCGCTGCGTGCGATCGGGGACGACACCCGGGCAGACCAGGAAGTGGTCGTCGAGGGCACCGTCGTCGGGGCAGTCGACCCGCTCGTCGTCACGCGAGGGCGGGAGTTGACCGGCGCGCCGATGGAAACGTTCGTCGCGCCCCGGGTGAGCGGGGCCGATCAGCGTTCGAGCAGTGCGCTCGGCGGCCAGGACATGCTGCCCACCAGCAGCATCACCGGGTATGTCGCGGCCCCGCCGCAACTGCTCACCAACCTGGTGGCCCTGCCTGATCTGCTTCGTGGCGCCGACGCCGGGCGGGCCCAGGCGCCGCTGAGCGCCGTCCGGGTCCGGGTGGCGGGGATCGACCGCTTCGACGCCGTCGGACGGGAGCGCGTCCGCGTCGTGGCCGAGGAGATCGCCGCACGCACGGGCCTTGATGTGGACATCGTCCTCGGCTCGTCAGCGACGAGGGAGACGTTGGTCCTGCCCGCCGGAAGGTACGGCCGCCCCCCGCTCACCGTGCACGAGATGTGGACCGAGAAGGGAGTGGCGGCGGTGCTCGTGCGGGCGGTCGACCGCAAGAGCAGCGTCCTGCTCGGCATGGTGCTCATCACCTGCGTGCTCTTCGTCGGCAACGCGGTGTCGGCGGCAGTGCGGGACAGGCGCCGTGAGCTTGCCATCCTTGCCTGCCAGGGTTGGCCGGCGCGGCGCCTCGCCGCGTTGATCCTCGGCGAGGCGGGCCTGCTGGGTGTGCTCGCTGGAGTCGCGGCCGGGCTGCTCACCATCCCGGTCGCCGCTGCGGTCGGCATCGAGGTGCCATGGTCGCGAGTCGCGGTGGCCCTCGGAGTCGCCATCGCACTGACGCTCGTCGCGGCGATCGTCCCCGCGGTGCGCGCCGCCGGCGCCTACCCGGCGGCGGCCCTGCAGCCGGCCCTGGCGCCGGCCCGTACACGAGCAGGTACGCACCGGACCATTCTGCGGATGGCGGTGACTGGCGCCCGACGGGTACCAGGCCGTACCGCACTCGCGGCAGTGAGCCTCGCCATCGCCGTGGCCGCGTTGACCTTCGCGGTCGCCGTCGACGTCACCTTCAAGGGGCGGATCATCGGCACGGTGCTCGGTGACGGGGTGTCGTTGACCGTCCGGGAGATCGACCGGGTGACCGTGGTGGGGCTGATGGTGTTCAGCATCGCCGCCGTGGCGGACGTCCTCTATCTCGGTGTGCGGGAACGGGCGACAGAGTTCGCCGTGTTGCAGGCGACGGGCTGGTCGGATGGCGCACTTGTCCGCATGGTGTGTCTGGAAGGGCTTGTCATCGGGGTGCTCGGTGGCGTTGCCGGTGGCGGGATCGCGCTCGGCGCGACCTTTCTCTTCGCTGGTGGCATCACACCCGCGATGCTCCTCGTCGCCGCCGGAACGGCGGGCTTCGGCGTCCTGCTCGCTGCTACCGCCGGACTGCTGCCCGCGGTCCTGGTCCGTGGCATGCCGGCCAGGCACCTGGCCGATGAGTGA
- a CDS encoding S26 family signal peptidase yields MRRRFLLATVEGHSMVPTLEPGDRLLVRRTSLTSLNVGDIVVVAPDARMAGPRPRAGLVIKRLVALPGGPVPADVPCPEGNVLPMGRMAILGDNPSASRDSRHYGLVAEDRLVGVVVRSVGRRPSPTH; encoded by the coding sequence ATGCGGCGGCGGTTCCTGCTAGCGACCGTGGAAGGCCACAGCATGGTGCCGACCCTGGAGCCGGGTGACCGGCTGCTGGTACGTCGGACGTCACTAACCAGCCTGAACGTGGGGGACATCGTGGTGGTGGCGCCCGATGCCCGGATGGCGGGACCACGGCCGCGGGCTGGACTCGTCATCAAGCGGCTGGTCGCTCTGCCGGGAGGCCCGGTGCCCGCAGACGTCCCGTGTCCGGAAGGCAATGTACTGCCTATGGGGCGAATGGCGATTCTGGGAGACAACCCGTCGGCCAGTCGCGACTCGCGGCACTACGGGTTGGTCGCCGAGGATCGGCTCGTCGGCGTCGTCGTCCGTTCCGTCGGGCGGAGGCCGAGCCCGACGCACTGA
- a CDS encoding winged helix-turn-helix domain-containing protein, giving the protein MAGQTWETPMPAKAKWALIADGIRAQIKSGELAPGDKLPSTSELCRQHDVSAIVVRQAINALKVEGLVEGVGGVGVFVAER; this is encoded by the coding sequence ATGGCGGGGCAGACCTGGGAGACACCAATGCCCGCCAAAGCGAAGTGGGCGCTGATCGCCGACGGCATCCGCGCCCAGATCAAGTCCGGCGAACTCGCGCCGGGCGACAAGCTGCCCTCGACCTCCGAGCTGTGCCGTCAACATGACGTTTCGGCCATCGTCGTTCGCCAGGCCATCAACGCGCTGAAGGTCGAAGGCTTGGTGGAGGGTGTCGGTGGGGTCGGCGTGTTCGTCGCCGAGCGCTGA
- a CDS encoding DUF6244 family protein, with product MVSAGAVVEAMVDHGEVRVSAAQIIARLAAASQKLDEAKAKTAAAAQDAAEARALVAGALEGVAAGPLVGMIDAYRQALAQASQGGDPAKQHVQETIAKVRALGN from the coding sequence GTGGTCTCCGCCGGTGCGGTGGTGGAGGCGATGGTCGACCACGGGGAGGTGCGCGTGAGCGCGGCACAGATCATCGCGAGGTTGGCGGCGGCGTCGCAGAAGCTGGACGAGGCGAAGGCCAAGACCGCAGCGGCGGCACAGGATGCAGCCGAGGCGCGGGCACTCGTCGCCGGTGCCCTGGAAGGTGTGGCTGCGGGTCCGCTGGTCGGCATGATCGACGCGTACCGCCAGGCGCTGGCGCAGGCGTCCCAGGGTGGCGACCCGGCCAAGCAGCACGTCCAGGAGACGATCGCCAAGGTCCGAGCGCTGGGAAACTGA
- a CDS encoding N-6 DNA methylase, with protein MLPDNVLFEGGAGETIRRRLLKQYDLHTMLRLPTGIFYAGGVKANVLFFERKRAREEPWTQKLWVYDFRTNQHFTLRQNPLRREHLQDFVDCYLPGKDRVERVETERFKPFSYEELIARDKVNLDITWLKDASPLSRTPCRRVPPRPRTP; from the coding sequence GTGCTGCCGGACAACGTGCTCTTCGAGGGCGGCGCTGGCGAGACGATCCGCCGTCGGCTGCTCAAGCAGTACGACCTGCACACGATGTTGCGCCTGCCCACCGGCATCTTCTACGCCGGTGGGGTGAAGGCCAACGTGCTCTTCTTCGAGCGCAAGCGCGCCCGTGAAGAGCCGTGGACCCAAAAACTCTGGGTGTACGACTTCCGCACCAACCAGCACTTCACGCTGAGGCAGAACCCGCTGCGTCGCGAGCACCTTCAGGATTTCGTCGACTGCTACCTGCCGGGCAAGGACCGTGTCGAGCGGGTGGAGACCGAGCGGTTCAAGCCGTTCTCGTATGAGGAGCTGATCGCCCGCGACAAGGTGAACCTCGACATCACCTGGCTCAAGGACGCCTCGCCGCTATCGCGGACGCCCTGTCGTCGCGTGCCGCCCAGACCAAGGACACCCTGA
- a CDS encoding nitroreductase family deazaflavin-dependent oxidoreductase, with product MTEQEQHETVEDSPVGWVASHIRRYVRTDGADGGTFHGVPSLLLTTRGRRSGTLRRTALMYGRDGDNHLLVASNGGADRHPAWYLNLSADPTVEIQVDAERFVGRARTATAEERVRLWPVMTKVFPTYARYQKGTEREIPLVIVERASEGSG from the coding sequence GTGACCGAGCAGGAGCAGCACGAGACAGTCGAGGACAGCCCGGTCGGCTGGGTCGCCAGCCACATCCGGCGCTACGTGCGGACCGACGGCGCGGACGGCGGCACCTTCCACGGCGTACCCTCGCTGCTGCTCACCACCCGCGGACGTCGCAGCGGCACACTGCGCCGCACCGCCCTGATGTACGGACGCGACGGCGACAACCACCTGCTGGTGGCGTCCAACGGAGGCGCGGACAGGCACCCGGCGTGGTACCTGAACCTGAGCGCCGACCCGACCGTGGAGATCCAGGTCGACGCGGAGCGGTTCGTCGGCCGGGCCCGGACGGCGACCGCCGAGGAGCGCGTCCGGCTGTGGCCGGTGATGACGAAGGTCTTCCCGACGTACGCGCGCTACCAGAAGGGCACCGAGCGGGAGATTCCCCTGGTCATCGTCGAACGCGCTAGTGAGGGAAGCGGATGA
- a CDS encoding SEC-C domain-containing protein has product MPELLTADRIEQIGALGVRSPDPAALVAELVGAVDEGRVADPADTGYALLVAADILEQAGDRSDALALATRAIAEQPDEGAYARAVRGGLLLRLGRADEGMAELTALRPLLETSPDATYLIDELVESDHTETALEWLTGALDAILERTRTQQHESEDAQDEAAAMIFGLTQQRHDLREDLGLPHDEYDNLADRLRAATDHALDALDDGPATLLFWPKAEFDALLVRWPALAATYPPTWDEHRANLERAFADASGLGGAHLGVAAGTVAGLAAFTESAGSDPTEEETLDEYADSLDEAGVTAWPPGRNDLCWCGSGSKYKKCCLPRSRG; this is encoded by the coding sequence ATGCCCGAACTGTTGACCGCCGACCGCATCGAACAGATCGGCGCCCTGGGCGTCAGGAGCCCCGACCCGGCCGCGCTCGTCGCCGAACTGGTGGGTGCCGTCGACGAGGGCCGGGTCGCGGACCCGGCCGACACCGGGTACGCCCTGCTGGTCGCCGCGGACATCCTGGAACAGGCCGGCGACCGCTCCGACGCGCTCGCCCTGGCCACCCGCGCCATCGCCGAACAACCCGACGAGGGCGCGTACGCCCGGGCGGTCCGCGGCGGCCTGCTGCTGCGCCTCGGCCGCGCCGACGAGGGTATGGCCGAGCTGACCGCGCTCCGCCCGCTGCTGGAGACCAGCCCCGACGCCACGTACCTGATCGACGAACTGGTCGAATCCGACCACACCGAGACGGCGCTGGAGTGGCTGACCGGGGCGCTCGACGCGATCCTGGAACGGACCCGCACCCAGCAGCACGAGTCCGAGGACGCCCAGGACGAGGCCGCAGCCATGATCTTCGGCCTGACCCAGCAACGGCACGACCTGCGCGAGGACCTGGGTCTGCCGCACGACGAGTACGACAACCTCGCCGACCGGTTGCGCGCCGCCACCGACCACGCCCTCGACGCCCTGGACGACGGCCCGGCGACGCTGCTCTTCTGGCCCAAGGCCGAGTTCGACGCGCTGCTGGTGCGGTGGCCGGCGCTCGCCGCGACCTACCCGCCCACCTGGGACGAACACCGCGCGAACCTCGAACGCGCCTTCGCCGACGCCTCCGGGCTGGGCGGCGCCCACCTGGGCGTGGCCGCCGGCACGGTCGCGGGCCTGGCGGCCTTCACCGAAAGCGCCGGCAGCGACCCCACCGAGGAGGAAACCCTCGACGAGTACGCCGACAGCCTCGACGAGGCCGGCGTGACCGCCTGGCCACCCGGCCGCAACGACCTCTGCTGGTGCGGGTCGGGTAGCAAGTACAAGAAGTGCTGCCTGCCCCGCTCGCGCGGCTGA
- a CDS encoding antibiotic biosynthesis monooxygenase yields the protein MSLLVITRFSADPAHAEQVPTRHADLVSATRAAVGGPIEARLGRVDERQWVGVWRWESAEQLAAAREVAPGSPAATAAFALVDDHPTAEEIPLVDER from the coding sequence ATGTCTCTGCTCGTGATCACCCGGTTCAGCGCCGACCCCGCTCACGCAGAGCAGGTGCCCACCCGCCACGCCGACCTCGTGTCGGCGACGCGGGCGGCCGTCGGCGGCCCGATCGAGGCCCGACTCGGTCGCGTCGACGAGCGGCAGTGGGTGGGCGTGTGGCGGTGGGAGTCGGCCGAGCAACTGGCGGCGGCCCGGGAGGTGGCACCGGGCAGCCCCGCCGCCACGGCGGCGTTCGCGCTGGTCGACGACCACCCGACGGCCGAGGAGATCCCACTCGTCGACGAACGCTGA
- a CDS encoding TetR/AcrR family transcriptional regulator, translating to MSDVKGSGLRSQKARQTRQKILAAARELFVERGYGATNLQDVAAAAQVAVQTIYFAFGNKRTLLKELVDVTVAGDDEPVATMDREWFRAAMAAGTAQEQLRAHVDGTAVVLDRVAPIIRMLDAAVATDAEVAAIWPRGVDPRYVVHEAAATALMSKPGARTDVSVAQAADVLYALLGPELYLILVRERGWSPQRWAEWSFATLSAQLCVT from the coding sequence ATGAGCGATGTCAAGGGCTCCGGACTACGCAGCCAGAAGGCGCGACAAACCCGGCAGAAGATCCTGGCGGCCGCGCGGGAGTTGTTCGTCGAGCGCGGCTACGGCGCGACGAATCTTCAGGACGTGGCGGCGGCGGCCCAGGTGGCGGTGCAGACGATCTACTTCGCCTTCGGCAACAAGCGCACGCTGCTCAAGGAGCTGGTCGACGTCACAGTGGCCGGAGACGACGAGCCGGTGGCCACCATGGACCGCGAGTGGTTCCGTGCCGCCATGGCCGCCGGGACGGCGCAGGAGCAGTTGCGGGCGCACGTGGACGGCACCGCCGTGGTGCTGGACCGGGTCGCGCCGATCATCCGGATGCTCGATGCCGCCGTCGCCACGGACGCCGAGGTCGCCGCGATCTGGCCGCGGGGAGTCGACCCCCGGTACGTGGTGCACGAAGCCGCGGCGACGGCGCTGATGAGCAAGCCGGGCGCGCGTACCGATGTGTCCGTCGCGCAGGCGGCCGACGTGCTCTACGCCCTGCTCGGCCCGGAGCTCTATCTGATCCTGGTGCGGGAGCGGGGTTGGTCGCCGCAGCGCTGGGCGGAGTGGAGCTTCGCCACGCTGAGCGCCCAGCTCTGCGTCACCTGA
- a CDS encoding MFS transporter yields MAVTSRRSSRRLTFTVLAAGAGFFAMLQSLITPVLPTIQQDLHTSQNTVTWVLTAYLLSASIFTPILGRVGDMVGKERMLVASLAALALGCLVAAVAPNIGVLIVARVVQGIGGAVFPLSFGIIRDEFPAARVSSAVGAISAIVAAGGGLGIVLAGPIVTALDYRWLFWIPMVVVGLTAVAAHLFIPESPVRTPGRIDWRATVLLSGWLVALLLPISQGAAWGWTSPRVLGLLALAVVLLAGWLVAEVRSANPLIDMRMMRLPGVWTTNLVALLYGASMFSVYAFLPQFVQTPTVAGYGFGASISQAGLLMLPMLVAMFVAGIVAGRLQAVFSAKAQLASGAAFNVAASAMLATAHDTRWEVAVAGGLAGLGIGLAFASMANLIVASVPASQTGVATGMNANIRTIGGAIGAAVVSGVITAHPQASGLPRETDFTMGFLLLTAIAVAATIAALAVPSARRSSAGRGPSTTTIIESELAGEFATMPATR; encoded by the coding sequence GTGGCAGTGACCTCCCGACGCAGCTCGCGTCGGCTCACCTTCACCGTGCTCGCGGCCGGTGCCGGGTTCTTCGCGATGCTCCAGTCGCTGATCACCCCGGTGCTGCCGACCATCCAGCAGGACCTGCACACCTCCCAGAACACCGTGACCTGGGTGCTCACCGCCTACCTGCTCTCGGCGTCGATCTTCACGCCGATCCTCGGGCGGGTCGGCGACATGGTCGGCAAGGAGCGGATGCTCGTCGCGTCGCTCGCCGCGCTCGCTCTCGGCTGCCTGGTGGCCGCCGTCGCCCCGAACATCGGCGTCCTCATCGTCGCCCGCGTCGTGCAGGGCATCGGCGGCGCCGTCTTCCCACTCTCGTTCGGCATCATCCGGGACGAGTTCCCGGCCGCGCGGGTCTCCTCGGCAGTCGGCGCCATCTCGGCGATCGTCGCGGCGGGCGGTGGCCTGGGCATCGTGCTGGCCGGCCCGATCGTCACCGCGCTGGACTACCGGTGGCTGTTCTGGATCCCGATGGTCGTGGTGGGCCTGACCGCCGTCGCCGCCCACCTGTTCATCCCCGAGTCGCCGGTCCGCACCCCCGGACGCATCGACTGGCGCGCCACGGTGCTGCTCTCCGGCTGGCTGGTCGCGCTGCTGCTGCCGATCAGCCAGGGCGCGGCCTGGGGCTGGACCTCCCCCCGGGTTCTCGGTCTGCTCGCGCTCGCCGTGGTGCTGCTGGCCGGCTGGCTGGTCGCCGAGGTGCGCTCGGCCAACCCGCTGATCGACATGCGGATGATGCGCCTGCCCGGCGTATGGACCACCAACCTGGTCGCCCTGCTCTACGGCGCGTCGATGTTCTCCGTGTACGCGTTCCTCCCGCAGTTCGTGCAGACCCCGACCGTCGCCGGCTACGGCTTCGGCGCCAGCATCAGCCAGGCCGGTCTGCTCATGCTGCCGATGCTCGTCGCGATGTTCGTCGCCGGCATCGTCGCCGGCCGTCTCCAGGCCGTGTTCAGCGCCAAGGCGCAGCTCGCGTCCGGTGCCGCGTTCAACGTGGCCGCGTCCGCCATGCTGGCCACCGCCCACGACACCCGCTGGGAGGTCGCCGTCGCCGGTGGCCTGGCCGGTCTCGGCATCGGCCTGGCGTTCGCGTCGATGGCCAACCTGATCGTCGCCAGCGTGCCCGCCAGCCAGACCGGCGTGGCCACCGGCATGAACGCCAACATCCGCACGATCGGCGGCGCGATCGGCGCGGCCGTCGTCAGCGGCGTGATCACGGCCCACCCGCAGGCCAGCGGCCTGCCCCGGGAGACCGACTTCACGATGGGGTTTCTCCTCCTCACCGCGATCGCCGTCGCGGCCACCATCGCGGCCCTGGCCGTCCCGTCCGCCCGGCGATCGTCGGCCGGTCGCGGGCCGTCCACCACGACGATCATCGAGTCGGAGCTAGCCGGCGAGTTCGCCACCATGCCCGCGACCCGCTGA
- a CDS encoding TetR/AcrR family transcriptional regulator, protein MSSAGQAPEVFAQRPRRADARRNYDSLIAAAREAFAEHGAAASLEDVARRAGVGIGTLYRNFPSRRHLFEAVYVEEVRALSNSAEDLAELPPWDALVAWLHRFVAYVATKRALAEQLLHDSEIFQSCRTEIYAAGEPLMRRAQAARVVRDDIGFDDVVRLISGLTMAQFPSPEQRDRVLGVALDGLRPPAASH, encoded by the coding sequence ATGAGCAGCGCGGGGCAGGCGCCCGAGGTCTTCGCCCAGCGGCCCAGGCGGGCCGATGCGCGGCGCAACTACGACTCCCTGATCGCCGCTGCCCGCGAGGCGTTCGCCGAGCACGGCGCCGCCGCCTCGCTGGAGGACGTGGCCCGGCGGGCCGGGGTGGGCATCGGCACGCTCTACCGCAACTTCCCGAGCCGGCGGCACCTGTTCGAGGCGGTCTACGTCGAGGAGGTCCGGGCGCTGAGCAACTCCGCCGAGGACCTGGCCGAGCTGCCGCCGTGGGACGCGCTGGTCGCCTGGCTGCACCGCTTCGTCGCGTACGTCGCCACCAAGCGGGCGCTCGCCGAGCAGCTGCTGCACGACTCCGAGATCTTCCAGAGCTGCCGGACGGAGATCTACGCCGCCGGTGAACCGCTGATGCGACGGGCCCAGGCTGCCCGCGTGGTCCGCGACGACATCGGCTTCGACGACGTGGTGCGGCTGATCAGTGGCCTCACCATGGCCCAGTTCCCGTCACCCGAGCAGCGCGACAGGGTGCTCGGCGTGGCCCTGGACGGGCTGCGCCCGCCGGCCGCGTCGCACTGA
- a CDS encoding pentapeptide repeat-containing protein gives MATEEPPERQLRVMPWWLVLVGLLIAAALGWLVLDLLLTEADRATQPDTRATLRIDAIRTGLTVVAGTGGGLALLLAARRQWITERAQRHQESVAARDQAHRDRVQAHAESVAEAAHRHQDRQSSAAEHDAAERRLTELYTRAVELLGNDSAAVRLGGLHALERLGQDNPGQRTTIAAVLCAYLRMPAPDDEPRETEVRRTAQRVLTRHLRADDATHWPEVMLNLVGARLVDFDVAGCTLVDANFTGAVFTGATTFAGATARGRLLLGAATFGDVVFEGLTADGEVLLDGVRGVGQASFDGAAFTGGLSCRRAGFAGQVSFRRATFGQPTTFDATRFEDAVSFQDAAFEGALSMEHTEFGRSAAFHSTRFSNMALFRWTVFGAEALFDRAHFADAANFGRARFHSMASFRDAQFSRPPQVEQARAMVDAGHRWPAGTVTERLDDEWLLLVDS, from the coding sequence GTGGCCACGGAGGAACCCCCCGAGCGCCAGCTACGGGTGATGCCCTGGTGGCTGGTCCTGGTCGGGCTGCTGATCGCCGCCGCCCTGGGTTGGCTGGTGCTGGATCTGCTGCTCACCGAGGCGGACCGGGCCACCCAGCCGGACACCCGGGCCACGCTGCGCATCGACGCGATCCGCACCGGCCTGACCGTGGTCGCCGGCACCGGTGGAGGGCTCGCCCTGCTGCTGGCCGCCCGCCGACAGTGGATCACCGAGCGCGCCCAGCGCCACCAGGAGAGCGTCGCCGCCCGGGACCAGGCACACCGGGACCGGGTCCAGGCGCACGCCGAGTCGGTGGCCGAGGCCGCGCACCGCCACCAGGACCGGCAGTCCTCGGCCGCCGAGCACGACGCGGCGGAACGGCGGCTTACCGAGCTCTACACCCGGGCGGTCGAGCTGCTCGGCAACGACAGCGCGGCGGTACGCCTCGGTGGCCTGCACGCGCTGGAGCGCCTCGGTCAGGACAACCCGGGGCAGCGCACGACGATCGCGGCGGTGCTCTGCGCGTACCTGCGGATGCCGGCGCCCGACGACGAGCCACGCGAGACGGAGGTCCGGCGCACCGCGCAGCGTGTGCTCACCCGGCACCTGCGCGCGGACGACGCGACCCACTGGCCGGAGGTCATGCTGAACCTGGTCGGCGCCCGGCTGGTCGACTTCGACGTCGCCGGCTGCACGCTCGTCGACGCGAACTTCACCGGCGCGGTGTTCACCGGCGCGACGACCTTCGCGGGCGCGACGGCGCGGGGGCGCCTCCTGCTCGGGGCGGCGACCTTCGGCGACGTGGTCTTCGAGGGCCTCACGGCCGACGGTGAGGTCCTGCTCGACGGGGTTCGGGGCGTCGGTCAGGCCAGCTTCGACGGGGCCGCCTTCACCGGGGGCCTGTCCTGCCGGCGCGCCGGCTTCGCCGGCCAGGTCTCGTTTCGTCGGGCGACCTTCGGCCAGCCGACCACCTTCGACGCGACCCGCTTCGAGGACGCCGTCTCGTTCCAGGACGCCGCCTTCGAGGGCGCCCTGTCGATGGAGCACACCGAGTTCGGCCGGTCGGCCGCCTTCCACTCCACCCGTTTCTCGAACATGGCGCTGTTCCGCTGGACGGTGTTCGGCGCGGAGGCGCTATTCGACAGGGCCCACTTCGCCGACGCCGCGAACTTCGGCCGGGCCCGGTTCCACAGCATGGCGAGCTTCCGGGACGCGCAGTTCAGCCGACCACCGCAGGTGGAGCAGGCCCGGGCGATGGTCGACGCCGGTCACCGCTGGCCGGCGGGCACGGTGACCGAACGCCTCGACGACGAGTGGCTCCTGCTGGTCGACAGCTGA